In Nicotiana tabacum cultivar K326 chromosome 19, ASM71507v2, whole genome shotgun sequence, one DNA window encodes the following:
- the LOC142173382 gene encoding uncharacterized protein LOC142173382, with product MNTCNLFDLGFKGSIYTWLNGRAEEDCIFKRLDRCFANIELQQLWPGLEVTHLSKIGSDHSPLLITYNLDTAQIKKSFRFLTFWTKHESFKTVVKENWQADFHASPFVLFNHKIKKLNKALTTWSRETYGDIFQKILSLEEVVRVHEAQFELHPTLQNRARLQKYRQSCLDI from the coding sequence ATGAACACTTGCAACTTATTTGATCTTGGTTTTAAGGGGAGTATATACACTTGGTTGAATGGAAGAGCTGAAGAAGACTGTATTTTCAAAAGATTGGATAGGTGCTTTGCAAACATAGAACTTCAACAGTTGTGGCCAGGTTTAGAAGTTACACACTTATCTAAGATCGGATCGGATCATAGTCCTTTACTGATCACATATAATCTAGATACTGCACAAATTAAGAAGAGTTTCAGATTCTTAACCTTCTGGACAAAACATGAATCTTTTAAGACAGTGGTTAAAGAGAATTGGCAGGCAGACTTTCATGCTAGTCCTTTTGTTCTGTTCAATCACAAGATTAAAAAATTGAATAAGGCATTGACAACATGGAGTAGGGAAACATATGGTGACATCTTCCAAAAGATTTTGAGTCTAGAAGAGGTGGTACGAGTTCATGAAGCACAATTTGAGCTCCATCCTACTTTGCAAAATAGAGCAAGGCTTCAAAAGTACAGGCAGAGCTGTTTAGATATCTAG